One part of the Panthera leo isolate Ple1 chromosome D4, P.leo_Ple1_pat1.1, whole genome shotgun sequence genome encodes these proteins:
- the USP20 gene encoding ubiquitin carboxyl-terminal hydrolase 20, with protein sequence MGDSRDLCPHLDSIGEVTKEDLLFKSKGACQSCGVTGPNLWACLQVSCSYVGCGESFADHSTIHAQAKKHNLTVNLTTFRVWCYACEKEVFLKQRLAAPLAGPSPKFSEQDPPLPLHPLKAVPIAVADEGESESEDDDLKPRGLTGMKNLGNSCYMNAALQALSNCPPLTQFFLECGGLVRTDKKPALCKSYQKLVSEVWHRKRPSYVVPTSLSHGIKLVNPMFRGYAQQDTQEFLRCLMDQLHEELKEPVVAAAAAPAEARDSDSSDTDEKREGDRSPSEDEFLSCDSSSDRGEGDGQGRGGSQAEAELLTPDEAGRAISEKERMKDRKFSWGQQRTSSEQVDEDADVDTAMAALDDQPAEGRPPSPRSPSPRRTPEPDNEAHMRSASRPCSPVRHHEGHAKLASSPPRASPVRMGPSYVLKKAQVLSAGSRRRKEQHYRSVISDIFDGSILSLVQCLTCDRVSTTVETFQDLSLPIPGKEDLAKLHSAIYQNVPAKPGACGDSYAAQGWLAFIVEYIRRFVVSCTPSWFWGPVVTLEDCLAAFFAADELKGDNMYSCERCKKLRNGVKYCKVLRLPEILCIHLKRFRHEVMYSFKISSHVSFPLEGLDLRPFLAKECTSQITTYDLLSVICHHGTAGSGHYIAYCQNVINGQWYEFDDQYVTEVHETVVQNAEAYVLFYRKSSEEAVRERQQVVSLAAMREPSLLRFYVSREWLNKFNTFAEPGPITNHTFLCSHGGIPPNKYHYIDDLVVILPQNVWEHLYNRFGGGPAVNHLYVCSICQVEIEALAKRRRTEIDTFIKLNKAFQAEESPGVIYCISMQWFREWEAFVKGKDNEPPGPIDNSRIAQARGSGHIQLKQGADYGQISEETWVYLNNLYGGGPEIAIRQSVAQLQDPESLHGEQKIEAETRAV encoded by the exons GCAAAAAAGCACAACCTGACCGTGAACCTGACCACGTTCCGGGTGTGGTGTTACGCCTGTGAGAAGGAAGTGTTCCTGAAGCAGAGGCTGGCAGCACCCCTGGCGGGCCCCTCGCCCAAGTTCTCGGAGCAG GACCCTCCGCTGCCCTTGCACCCTCTGAAAGCTGTCCCTATTGCCGTGGCCGACGAAGGAGAGTCCGAGTCCGAGGATGACGACCTGAAACCTCGAG GCCTCACGGGTATGAAGAACCTCGGCAACTCCTGCTACATGAACGCCGCCTTGCAGGCCCTGTCCAACTG CCCTCCGCTCACCCAGTTCTTCTTGGAGTGTGGAGGCCTGGTGCGCACAGACAAGAAGCCAGCCCTGTGCAAAAGTTACCAGAAGCTGGTCTCTGAGGTCTGGCACAGGAAACG CCCAAGCTACGTGGTTCCCACCAGCCTGTCTCACGGGATCAAGTTGGTCAACCCGATGTTCCGAGGCTATGCCCAGCAG GACACCCAGGAGTTCCTGCGCTGCCTGATGGACCAGCTGCACGAGGAGCTCAAGGAGCCCGTGGTGGCGGCCGCGGCGGCACCGGCCGAGGCCCGGGACTCAGACTCGAGCGACACGGACGAGAAGCGCGAGGGCGACAGGAGCCCGTCCGAGGACGAGTTCCTGTCCTGTGACTCGAGCAGCGACCGGGGTGAGGGCGATGGGCAGGGCCGTGGCGGCTCGCAGGCCGAGGCGGAGCTGCTGACCCCCGACGAGGCGGGCCGCGCCATCTCCGAGAAGGAGCGCATGAAGGACCGCAAGTTCTCCTGGGGCCAGCAGCGCACCAGCTCGGAGCAAGTGGACGAGGACGCCGACGTGGACACGGCCATGGCCGCCCTTGACGACCAGCCCGCCGAGGGCCGGCCGCCGTCGCCGCGGTCCCCCAGCCCCCGCCGGACCCCAG agcCGGACAACGAGGCCCACATGCGCAGCGCCTCCCGCCCCTGCAGCCCAGTGCGCCACCACGAGGGCCACGCCAAGCTGGCCAGCAGCCCTCCTCGGGCGAGCCCCGTGAGGATGGGGCCGTCGTACGTGCTCAAGAAAG CCCAGGTACTGAGTGCCGGCAGCCGGAGGCGGAAGGAACAGCACTACCGCAGCGTGATCTCCGACATCTTCGACGGCTCCATCCTTAGCCTCGTGCAGTGTCTCACCTGTGACCGT GTGTCCACCACGGTAGAGACGTTCCAGGACCTGTCGCTGCCCATTCCTGGCAAGGAGGACCTGGCCAAGCTCCACTCGGCCATCTACCAGAACGTGCCAGCCAAGCCGGGCGCCTGCGGGGACAGCTACGCCGCCCAGGGCTGGCTCGCCTTCATCGTGGAGTATATCCGGAG GTTTGTGGTATCCTGTACCCCTAGCTGGTTTTGGGGGCCGGTCGTCACCCTGGAAGACTGCCTTGCTGCCTTCTTCGCTGCTGATGAGCTGAAGG GTGACAACATGTACAGCTGTGAACGGTGTAaaaa GCTGCGGAACGGGGTGAAATACTGTAAGGTCCTGCGGCTGCCCGAG ATCCTGTGCATCCACCTGAAGCGCTTTCGGCACGAGGTCATGTATTCGTTCAAAATCAGCAGCCACGTCTCCTTCCCCCTCGAGGGACTTGACTTGCGTCCATTCCTTGCCAAGGAGTGCACGTCGCAGATCACCACCTACGACCTCCTCTCTGTCATCTGCCACCACGGCACAGCAGGCA GTGGCCACTACATCGCCTACTGCCAGAACGTCATCAACGGGCAGTGGTACGAGTTCGATGACCAGTATGTCACCGAGGTCCACGAGACGGTGGTGCAGAACGCCGAGGCCTACGTCCTCTTCTACAG gaagAGCAGCGAGGAGGCTGTGCGGGAGCGGCAGCAGGTGGTATCCCTGGCCGCCATGCGGGAGCCCAGCCTGCTGCGGTTCTACGTGTCCCGGGAATGGCTTAACAAGTTCAACACCTTCGCGGAGCCGGGGCCCATCACCAACCACACCTTCCTCTGCTCCCACGGAG gcaTCCCGCCCAACAAATACCACTACATCGACGACCTGGTAGTGATCCTGCCCCAGAACGTCTGGGAGCACCTCTACAACAG GTTTGGGGGCGGCCCTGCCGTGAACCACCTGTACGTGTGCTCCATCTGCCAGGTGGAGATAGAGGCACTGGCCAAGCGCAGGCGGACGGAGATCGACACCTTCATTAAG CTCAACAAAGCCTTCCAGGCCGAGGAGTCCCCCGGCGTCATCTACTGCATCAGCATGCAGTGGTTCCGGGAGTGGGAAGCCTTTGTCAAGGGCAAGGACAATG AGCCCCCCGGGCCCATTGACAACAGCAGGATCGCACAGGCCAGGGGAAGCGGCCACATCCAACTGAAGCAGG GAGCTGACTATGGGCAGATTTCGGAGGAGACCTGGGTCTACCTGAACAACCTGTATGGCGGTGGCCCCGAGATCGCCATCCGACAGAGTGTGGCCCAGCTCCAGGACCCAGAGAGCTTACACGGGGAGCAGAAGATCGAAGCCGAGACCCGGGCCGTGTGA